GAATACGAGTTGCTCGAACTGGCGAAGTCAAGATCCGCCCCACCCCGGCTCTATCTGGCCTGCGGAACAGCAGATCATTTGAAAGATGAAAATCAACGCTTCTCACACGAATTGAAAAAGCTGAATATCCCCAACCGCTACGAAGAATGGCCAGGTGGTCATGACTGGAATTTCTTCAATACGGCTTTGGAAAGGGCCTTGAAGGAAATAAACGAGGTTTGACATGAAATTAGTTGATTGCGGCAGGAGCTTCGCTTCCTTGATCTTGGATATTTACAACGAAGCAATTATTCACTCGACAGCTTTGTACGATTACAAACCAAGAACAATCGAATCGATGGAAACCTGGTTCGCCGACAAGGAAAAAAAAGGATTTCCGATAATAGGTCTTGTTGATGAGAAGAATCGGCTGATCGGTTTCGGAACCTATGGAAATTTTAGGGCCAGACCTGCCTACCATTATACGGTGGAGCATTCGATCTACGTTCAGAAAGAATACCGGGGATGCGGATATGGAGAAATTTTGCTCCGCGAAATTATCGCTAAGGCGACAGAACAGGATTATCATTGCCTCATAGCTGGAATCGATTCAGAAAACGCAGCCTCGATTCATCTCCACAAAAAGCTGGGTTTTTCTTTATGCGGAGAACTCAAACAAGTAGGTTACAAATTTGGAAGATGGCTTAACCTGGTCTTCTATCAGCTGATACTTCCGACCCCGCAGAAACCCCAAAGAGAAATTTGATGAAGCAAATGGTAGTAAGCAGGATAGAAAGTCGTGGAATCGAGCCATACAGCTCTTGGCAACTATATCCATATTTTTTCACCATAGGAAGTATGTCATCACCGATATCAGCATCTGCCGGCAACGAAAAAGACACGACATACATAATTGGTGAGGAAAAAACAATTTTCATCTTGACAAGAAAGGTAAAACTTTCTAAAAAATCATTTCTATGAAGTATATCAAGGAGACAACATGAAAAAGGTTCTCACTGCATTAGTGCTCAGCCTGATTTTATTCGGCTGCAGCACATCCATTCCTGTCCAGATGACCGTCCCTCCCAATCTGAATTATGGTGGTGCCCGTACCATCGGGGTCATCCCCTTTACCACATCTTCTGAAGATGCCTCGGAAGCAACAAAGGACTTGCGGTATTATTTTTCCTGGTACAATAGCAGAGCATTACATGATGATTTGAAGTTGGCCTCGGCCCTGACAAGCAAGGTTGAGTCGGTTTTAGCTTCTTCCGATTACTTTACGGTTATCTCAACAGAACAATTGCAGCAGCAGGCAGCAAATGGCACCATTACAGCAGAGGCTGTCGTGACAGGAAAGATTGCTTCGGTATTGGATGATTACAATAAAGAATATAATGAAAGAACCGATGCCGACGGCAATACTACCAAAGTACCGGAATACACACGAGAAGCCCAAATAACAGTTGTTTTCAAAATTCTTTCGGCCTCGGATCTCACCATCCTCGACACTGTTGAGTACACGGTAACTGCAAAGGATACCGCCGATAGATACGAAGCCCTCAAATCCGAGGAAACCGTACGGTCTCAGGCCATCAATCAGATCGTGAACAAAGTGAAATATGATCTCATCCCCAAAACCTATACCGAATATCGGACAATGGCGAAGCTCGAAAATGATAAAGACCCCCGCGTAAAGAGGATCAATGACCTCATCAAAGGAGATTTTTACCAAGAGGCCTACGATCTTTATATGGAAATTTACAGTGAAACCTCGGATTTTGCGGCCTTGTACAATGCAATACTGTTAACCGAAGTGATGGGCGATTACGATAAGGCTCTTGATGATATGACCCAGTTGGCTAAAACTTCGGGTGATAAGAAAGCAATTGCCCAGATGAACCGGATGAAAAAACAAAAGACCGATAGAGAGGCCCTTGGAGAATAAAGAGTAAAAACTTCGGCAGAACTAGCATGACACAAGGCATACTGGTTCTGCCTACGTAGATGAAGTAGATTTCGATGCAAAGCGTTTTTATGCCATGAGTTTTCCTCAATTTCATGATATCAGAATATTTCTCGTCAACAACGTTTGCTGAAATGCTTCTTTTACATCAACTATGTTGAGCCCGTTTGTCAAACAGTTTTGCAAACTATTTAAGGTGGAACCTATCGGTATAATTTGACTATGCAGCAGCCTTAAGCGTAACCGTCAAAACTTGCTCGACTCACCTAAGAATCAAAGAAAGAAATCGAATTCCGGTAGAAGAGCAGTTGAGATAGGATAATGCCATAGAAGAAAAAACCTACGGCAGAGGAGATCTCCTTTATATCTCTTATAGAAACGGAGCAGGCAGGTCAAAACTGACCATCGACTATGTGGAAAAGCTCTTAGGGACCAGTTGCACCGCACGTAATTGGAATACCCTTCTCAAAATGAAGGAAATACTGGAATAAGATTCATTATTTTGCCATTGCCTTTGCACGCAGCTCTTTCGGCATTTTTTCGATGGCATAGCGCAGGGAGGTTCTCGGCATCACGGCTTTCTTGCTCATGACATAATCATATACCTCTCGTTGATGGGCCTGACTTGCCGCTTTCAGCATCCAGCCGTAGCCTTTCTGCACCAAATCATCTTGATCAAGCAGCAATGTATCCGCAATCTCAAAAATATCTTCAAGAAAAAGTCCCGACCTTGCAGGGATGATAAGCGACACCGCAGCGGCCCGACGCATCCAACGCCCCTCGCTTTTCGCCCACCCTTTTAGGTTTTCGAGATATTCGGGGTACATTTCGACAAAGGCCCCTACCGTATGGTTGCAGAGGGTATCGCAAGAAGCCCAGTTACTCACATAGTGCTCCACCCATCCTTCGAAAATCACAAAATCATCGGGTATGAACATCTCACGTAAGGCGTAGGCCCAATGACATGCAATAAAGCTCTCTTCCATGTACCCCGACTTCCAGAGTTCTTCGCATAAGGCAAGAATTGTATTCTTATCCAAGCCTTTAAGTTCACGAAAACTGGATTTCGCAA
This portion of the Sediminispirochaeta bajacaliforniensis DSM 16054 genome encodes:
- a CDS encoding GNAT family N-acetyltransferase — protein: MKLVDCGRSFASLILDIYNEAIIHSTALYDYKPRTIESMETWFADKEKKGFPIIGLVDEKNRLIGFGTYGNFRARPAYHYTVEHSIYVQKEYRGCGYGEILLREIIAKATEQDYHCLIAGIDSENAASIHLHKKLGFSLCGELKQVGYKFGRWLNLVFYQLILPTPQKPQREI
- a CDS encoding putative periplasmic lipoprotein, producing MKKVLTALVLSLILFGCSTSIPVQMTVPPNLNYGGARTIGVIPFTTSSEDASEATKDLRYYFSWYNSRALHDDLKLASALTSKVESVLASSDYFTVISTEQLQQQAANGTITAEAVVTGKIASVLDDYNKEYNERTDADGNTTKVPEYTREAQITVVFKILSASDLTILDTVEYTVTAKDTADRYEALKSEETVRSQAINQIVNKVKYDLIPKTYTEYRTMAKLENDKDPRVKRINDLIKGDFYQEAYDLYMEIYSETSDFAALYNAILLTEVMGDYDKALDDMTQLAKTSGDKKAIAQMNRMKKQKTDREALGE
- a CDS encoding DNA alkylation repair protein, with the protein product MEKDVVEFVRDELALQGDESVRESGKRFFKEETKSYGVKTSVVTKIAKSSFRELKGLDKNTILALCEELWKSGYMEESFIACHWAYALREMFIPDDFVIFEGWVEHYVSNWASCDTLCNHTVGAFVEMYPEYLENLKGWAKSEGRWMRRAAAVSLIIPARSGLFLEDIFEIADTLLLDQDDLVQKGYGWMLKAASQAHQREVYDYVMSKKAVMPRTSLRYAIEKMPKELRAKAMAK